In the Brucella anthropi ATCC 49188 genome, one interval contains:
- a CDS encoding CAP domain-containing protein, with amino-acid sequence MQQKQGLTLNRRGFLVLAGGALAVSVVPLNMALAAGDNDPTPIFNAIRKANGLPLMATDSKLEQAALYQARRMASYGKIGHSVGWGNGFVARLRQAGIRGPAAENVASGQRDTQAVFDAWMKSPGHRKNMLDPTFEHYGLAWATPENKPTYIYWAMMLGL; translated from the coding sequence ATGCAGCAAAAACAAGGATTAACACTTAACCGGCGCGGCTTTCTGGTCCTCGCCGGTGGGGCGCTGGCGGTGTCGGTCGTGCCATTGAACATGGCGCTGGCTGCCGGAGACAATGATCCCACCCCGATTTTCAACGCTATTCGCAAGGCAAATGGTCTGCCTTTGATGGCGACCGATTCCAAGCTCGAGCAAGCCGCGCTTTATCAAGCAAGGCGTATGGCGAGTTACGGAAAGATCGGCCACAGCGTCGGTTGGGGCAATGGCTTCGTCGCGCGACTGCGCCAGGCGGGTATCCGCGGACCAGCCGCCGAAAACGTGGCCTCGGGACAGCGTGATACCCAAGCCGTCTTCGACGCATGGATGAAATCGCCGGGCCATCGCAAGAACATGCTCGATCCGACATTCGAGCATTATGGCCTTGCCTGGGCTACGCCTGAAAACAAACCCACTTACATATATTGGGCCATGATGTTGGGTCTTTAA